In a single window of the Mycobacteriales bacterium genome:
- a CDS encoding bifunctional 4-hydroxy-2-oxoglutarate aldolase/2-dehydro-3-deoxy-phosphogluconate aldolase — MAVLRAPTAEHFVPASTVLWDAGIRCFEYTLTTEGALDALVELRELLPEALVGVGTVRTADHLRAASDAGSEFAVSQIFLPELVEAAREHRIPFVPGALTPTEVVTAWNAGVPMVKVSPIGPLGGVTYLRELRGPLPDVAFMPTGGVTLEAAAQYLDAGAAAVGVSGALLGDVLLGGDLSALAARTERLVSIVDGRRTS, encoded by the coding sequence GTGGCGGTCCTGCGCGCACCCACCGCCGAGCACTTCGTCCCCGCGTCGACGGTGCTGTGGGATGCCGGCATCCGCTGTTTCGAGTACACGCTCACCACCGAGGGCGCCCTGGACGCGCTGGTCGAACTCCGCGAGCTGCTGCCGGAGGCACTCGTCGGTGTCGGCACCGTGCGCACCGCGGACCACCTCCGGGCCGCCAGCGACGCCGGCTCGGAGTTTGCAGTCAGCCAGATCTTCCTTCCCGAGCTGGTGGAAGCGGCGCGGGAGCATCGAATCCCGTTCGTTCCGGGTGCACTGACCCCGACCGAAGTGGTCACCGCCTGGAACGCGGGCGTGCCGATGGTGAAGGTGTCCCCGATCGGCCCCCTCGGCGGGGTGACCTACCTGCGGGAGTTGCGTGGCCCGCTTCCGGACGTGGCGTTCATGCCGACCGGTGGCGTCACCTTGGAGGCCGCGGCGCAGTACCTCGACGCCGGTGCCGCTGCCGTGGGCGTCAGCGGTGCGCTCCTCGGGGACGTCCTGCTCGGCGGCGATCTTTCCGCTCTGGCAGCTCGTACCGAACGGCTCGTGTCGATCGTCGACGGGCGGCGCACGTCATGA
- a CDS encoding FAD-dependent oxidoreductase, translating to MTGRVVVAGGSIAGLAAALALSGRGVPTLVLDRSTADGPALPQAGHSHTFTSLGLAVLRDRAPEVLAALLAAGATPLDVGPGPDLVALGCRRTVLQDVLRRVVAAAPGVELRRGIRVTGLQAAGGRVTGVVLADGTAVPAELVLDATGRRSCSAGWLADLGVATAADRWSPTRLRAFSRFYRRAGALGPLNRGNAAGVVGEQFAGVVHPADGEVFSIALGTLPDDRALDPLREPAGFDAAARYTPWVADWMPDAEPLTGVRVLTCPPNVLRGAALAPYPGLLPVGDAACVTDPIFGRGMSLALAHAYAVVDAVLDGGDPAAITQDLLAPWYEQATVDSVDRTACWQAAVAGEPAPEPPPGSLRAVGRAVAGDPAIGLAVTRVLMGLTPPERAYAGLRIPAGGPTAPGPTRAELLGSLYARR from the coding sequence ATGACCGGCCGAGTCGTCGTGGCCGGCGGCAGCATCGCCGGGCTCGCGGCGGCGCTCGCACTGTCCGGTCGCGGCGTGCCCACGCTCGTGCTGGATCGGTCCACTGCGGACGGACCGGCGCTGCCGCAGGCCGGCCATTCGCACACGTTCACCTCGCTGGGCCTGGCGGTGCTGCGGGACCGGGCGCCGGAGGTGCTCGCCGCGCTGCTGGCGGCGGGTGCCACCCCGCTGGACGTCGGACCGGGTCCCGACCTGGTCGCGCTCGGCTGCCGCCGTACGGTGCTGCAGGACGTGCTGCGCCGGGTGGTCGCCGCGGCGCCGGGCGTCGAGCTCCGCCGGGGTATCCGGGTGACCGGGCTGCAGGCCGCGGGCGGGCGGGTCACCGGCGTCGTGCTCGCCGACGGGACGGCGGTGCCGGCGGAGCTGGTGCTGGACGCGACCGGGCGGCGGTCCTGCTCGGCCGGCTGGCTGGCGGACCTGGGGGTCGCGACCGCGGCCGACCGATGGAGCCCGACCCGGCTGCGGGCGTTCTCCCGGTTCTACCGGCGGGCCGGGGCACTCGGCCCGCTCAACCGCGGCAACGCGGCCGGCGTGGTCGGCGAGCAGTTCGCCGGCGTCGTGCACCCGGCCGACGGGGAGGTGTTCTCGATCGCGCTGGGCACCCTGCCCGACGACCGCGCGCTGGACCCGCTGCGGGAGCCGGCCGGCTTCGACGCCGCGGCCCGCTACACGCCGTGGGTCGCGGACTGGATGCCCGACGCGGAGCCGCTGACCGGCGTCCGGGTGCTCACCTGCCCGCCGAACGTGCTGCGCGGTGCCGCGCTCGCGCCGTACCCGGGGCTGCTGCCGGTCGGCGACGCCGCCTGCGTCACCGACCCGATCTTCGGCCGCGGCATGTCGCTCGCGCTGGCCCACGCGTACGCGGTCGTCGACGCCGTCCTCGACGGCGGTGACCCGGCCGCGATCACGCAGGACCTGCTCGCCCCCTGGTACGAACAGGCCACTGTGGACAGTGTCGACCGGACGGCGTGCTGGCAGGCCGCGGTGGCCGGCGAACCGGCGCCGGAGCCGCCGCCGGGGTCGCTGCGGGCGGTGGGCCGGGCGGTGGCGGGCGACCCGGCGATCGGGCTCGCGGTCACCCGGGTGCTGATGGGGCTGACCCCGCCCGAGCGCGCGTACGCCGGGCTGCGGATCCCGGCGGGCGGTCCCACCGCGCCCGGGCCGACCCGGGCCGAGCTGCTCGGGAGCCTCTATGCCCGCCGCTGA
- a CDS encoding GH3 auxin-responsive promoter family protein has product MSQPEPPPDREGAYRERVFAERARLAAALADVPAAQDAVLADLLAANADTAFGREHDLAAVRTLDDFRKAVPIRDYSGLAPWIERAAAGEHGVLTEEDPVLYFTSSGSTGAHKKVPVTARFMRTSFFPFYFAAWAPLAERHPRTTGLPDRMLNLKHDPRPAVARTASGREHLGASQVDLGARFGEPQSAEPGTWAPWATLPGPVANDDHLEKTYLRLRAAVAGDVRGLIGINPAMVAAVPYQLRLWWPRLVQEIADGTADTPADPGRARELEALAARYDPLLPAHVWPDVEAIFCWTTGLASLYLPRLREEFGIGVSVLPAPVAASEGPVAVPLDRHGSAGSPVVTAAAYEFVDADEELRPDSATLGLADLTAGRDYQVVFSHVGGLYRYAVGDVVRVADTTGGVPRLAYAGRADTSDVAGERLRESQVVRALATALEAGGMEVRNAGCRPVSTTDGHAYEVAVATRGPWTAAETGAFADRLDAALTAGSAGYRDARTAGRLGAAQVRALDGEAFLRDWHERVAAGARPAQVKDRVFWRDPAAWTRLVGDGSGS; this is encoded by the coding sequence ATGTCGCAGCCTGAGCCGCCGCCGGACCGGGAAGGTGCCTACCGGGAGCGGGTCTTCGCCGAGCGGGCCCGGCTGGCCGCCGCGCTCGCCGACGTGCCGGCCGCGCAGGACGCCGTGCTCGCCGACCTGCTCGCCGCGAACGCGGACACCGCGTTCGGCCGCGAGCACGACCTCGCCGCGGTCCGCACGCTGGACGACTTCCGCAAGGCGGTGCCGATCCGGGACTACTCCGGGCTGGCGCCGTGGATCGAGCGGGCCGCCGCCGGCGAGCACGGCGTGCTCACCGAGGAGGACCCGGTCCTCTACTTCACCAGCAGCGGCAGCACCGGCGCGCACAAGAAGGTGCCGGTCACCGCGCGGTTCATGCGCACCAGCTTCTTCCCGTTCTACTTCGCGGCCTGGGCGCCGCTGGCCGAGCGGCACCCGCGGACGACCGGGCTGCCCGACCGGATGCTCAACCTCAAGCACGACCCGCGGCCCGCGGTCGCCCGGACCGCATCCGGGCGGGAGCACCTCGGCGCCAGCCAGGTCGACCTCGGTGCCCGGTTCGGCGAGCCGCAGTCGGCCGAGCCCGGCACCTGGGCGCCGTGGGCGACGCTGCCCGGGCCGGTCGCGAACGACGACCACCTGGAGAAGACCTACCTGCGGCTGCGGGCCGCGGTCGCCGGCGACGTGCGCGGGCTGATCGGCATCAACCCGGCGATGGTCGCCGCCGTGCCGTACCAGCTGCGGCTGTGGTGGCCGCGGCTGGTCCAGGAGATCGCCGACGGCACCGCGGACACGCCCGCGGACCCGGGCCGCGCCCGGGAGCTCGAGGCGCTCGCCGCCCGGTACGACCCGCTGCTGCCGGCGCACGTCTGGCCGGACGTCGAGGCGATCTTCTGCTGGACCACCGGGCTGGCGTCGCTCTACCTGCCGCGGCTGCGGGAGGAGTTCGGCATCGGCGTGAGCGTGCTGCCGGCCCCGGTCGCCGCGTCCGAGGGTCCGGTGGCGGTGCCGCTGGACCGGCACGGCTCGGCCGGCAGCCCGGTGGTGACCGCGGCCGCGTACGAGTTCGTCGACGCCGACGAGGAGCTGCGGCCGGACTCGGCCACCCTCGGGCTCGCCGACCTCACCGCCGGCCGGGACTACCAGGTGGTGTTCAGCCATGTCGGCGGCCTCTACCGGTACGCGGTGGGCGACGTCGTCCGGGTCGCGGACACCACCGGCGGCGTGCCGCGGCTCGCGTACGCCGGCCGGGCCGACACCTCCGACGTGGCCGGCGAGCGGCTGCGCGAGTCCCAGGTGGTACGGGCGCTGGCGACCGCGCTGGAGGCGGGCGGCATGGAGGTCCGCAACGCCGGCTGCCGCCCGGTGTCCACAACGGACGGTCACGCGTACGAGGTGGCGGTCGCGACCCGCGGACCCTGGACCGCCGCCGAGACCGGCGCGTTCGCCGACCGGCTGGACGCGGCGCTGACGGCCGGATCGGCGGGCTACCGGGATGCGCGGACCGCGGGCCGGCTGGGTGCCGCGCAGGTGCGGGCGCTGGACGGCGAGGCCTTCCTGCGCGACTGGCACGAGCGGGTCGCCGCGGGCGCGCGGCCGGCGCAGGTGAAGGACCGGGTGTTCTGGCGGGACCCGGCGGCGTGGACACGGCTGGTCGGCGACGGGAGCGGGTCATGA
- a CDS encoding DUF6182 family protein, with product MTLDQQQLQESLDERIRACRPELAGSDLASDPAAVEPESTVAVVVLRRFDPAVLVAGACAYARGLSPDEALEWRRSFTRTVFLAGDPERLAGRHRFASVSPDGSTAWTEPGPPERTEPLRRLLRAFPGTVPLADALTRDPTAAGEVELHLATAGRTLLDGIVAIHHLLAEAVLDGLIHPGDQVVLRPAPRLGAVAGPFTALRVGPDPFDPSRLTAFAGLSRPDPAPSTEESP from the coding sequence GTGACGCTGGACCAGCAGCAGCTGCAGGAGTCGCTGGACGAGCGGATCCGGGCCTGCCGGCCCGAGCTGGCCGGCTCGGACCTCGCCTCGGACCCGGCCGCGGTCGAGCCGGAGAGCACGGTCGCGGTCGTGGTGCTGCGCCGGTTCGACCCGGCCGTCCTGGTGGCGGGCGCCTGCGCGTACGCGCGCGGGCTGTCCCCGGACGAGGCGCTGGAGTGGCGGCGGTCGTTCACCCGGACCGTGTTCCTCGCCGGGGACCCGGAGCGGCTGGCCGGCAGACACCGGTTCGCGTCGGTCAGCCCGGACGGATCGACGGCCTGGACCGAGCCGGGACCACCGGAACGGACCGAGCCGCTGCGGCGGCTGCTGCGGGCCTTCCCCGGCACGGTCCCGCTCGCGGACGCCCTCACCCGCGACCCGACCGCCGCCGGCGAGGTCGAGCTGCACCTCGCGACCGCCGGGCGGACCCTGCTGGACGGGATCGTCGCGATCCACCACCTGCTGGCCGAGGCCGTGCTCGACGGGCTGATCCACCCCGGCGACCAGGTCGTGCTGCGACCGGCGCCGCGGCTCGGCGCCGTCGCCGGCCCGTTCACCGCGCTGCGGGTCGGTCCGGACCCGTTCGACCCGAGCCGGCTGACCGCGTTCGCCGGGCTGAGCCGTCCTGACCCCGCACCGTCCACAGAGGAGAGTCCGTGA
- a CDS encoding SRPBCC family protein has protein sequence MKPLATGEVAIDVSPAAAYQLVSDPIRMAGFAEEFYRARWIRGATGAGVGNWFSGSNRNGLRRWRTQAQITDAEPGRRFAYHVRTPFFVPISRWQYEIVPEPAGCRVTVTNWLRMPRWFVPVAIFITGEKDRASANGDHIATTLARLKAHAESLEVTP, from the coding sequence GTGAAACCGCTCGCCACCGGTGAGGTGGCCATCGACGTCTCGCCGGCGGCGGCGTACCAGCTGGTCAGCGACCCGATCCGGATGGCCGGGTTCGCCGAGGAGTTCTACCGGGCGCGCTGGATCCGCGGTGCGACCGGCGCGGGCGTCGGCAACTGGTTCTCCGGTTCCAACCGCAACGGCCTGCGCCGGTGGCGGACGCAGGCGCAGATCACCGACGCCGAGCCGGGCCGCCGGTTCGCCTACCACGTACGGACGCCGTTCTTCGTGCCGATCTCCCGCTGGCAGTACGAGATCGTGCCGGAGCCCGCGGGCTGCCGGGTGACCGTGACGAACTGGCTGCGGATGCCGCGCTGGTTCGTCCCGGTCGCGATCTTCATCACCGGCGAGAAGGACCGCGCCAGCGCCAACGGCGACCACATCGCGACGACCCTGGCCCGGCTGAAGGCGCACGCCGAGTCGCTCGAGGTCACGCCGTAG
- a CDS encoding SAM-dependent methyltransferase, which yields MRGTTELDAVERTALLTAALRAAESRRPDHLYDDPYAEALAGEDGPALLAEVRAATFPKDTARTLPSTPDYNAIRTRLLDDWITAVVSGDDAPAQVVLAPAGMDSRPYRLDWPAHVRVFEVDRPAVLDWKEERLGDAEPRVRRTAVRADLVEPDWEDTLIAAGYDPAAPSVWLLEGLLYYIPGPDAERILARVAAITAPGSPVAADIVNAAALTAPSMRGLLDVFAGWGCPWLFGSDEPEALFARHGFAATAVQPGEPDADFGRWPDPVPPRSETGVRRVFFVRGVRE from the coding sequence ATGAGGGGCACCACCGAGCTGGACGCGGTCGAGCGGACCGCGCTGCTGACCGCGGCGCTGCGGGCGGCCGAGAGCCGCCGGCCGGACCACCTCTACGACGACCCGTACGCGGAGGCGCTGGCCGGCGAGGACGGCCCGGCCCTGCTGGCCGAGGTCCGGGCCGCGACGTTCCCCAAGGACACCGCCCGCACGCTGCCGAGCACCCCGGACTACAACGCGATCCGGACCCGGCTGCTCGACGACTGGATCACCGCGGTCGTGTCCGGCGACGACGCCCCGGCGCAGGTCGTGCTGGCTCCGGCGGGCATGGACTCCCGGCCGTACCGGCTGGACTGGCCGGCGCACGTCCGGGTCTTCGAGGTCGACCGCCCGGCCGTCCTCGACTGGAAAGAGGAGAGGCTCGGCGACGCGGAGCCGCGGGTGCGGCGGACCGCCGTCCGCGCCGACCTGGTCGAACCGGACTGGGAGGACACGCTGATCGCGGCCGGCTACGACCCGGCGGCGCCGTCGGTGTGGCTGCTGGAGGGCCTGCTGTACTACATCCCGGGACCGGACGCCGAGCGCATCCTCGCCCGGGTCGCCGCGATCACCGCACCGGGCAGCCCGGTCGCCGCCGACATCGTCAACGCCGCCGCCCTCACCGCGCCGTCGATGCGCGGGCTGCTGGACGTCTTCGCCGGCTGGGGCTGCCCCTGGCTGTTCGGCAGCGACGAGCCGGAGGCGCTGTTCGCCCGGCACGGGTTCGCGGCCACCGCGGTCCAGCCGGGAGAGCCGGACGCCGACTTCGGCCGCTGGCCGGACCCGGTGCCGCCGCGGAGCGAGACCGGCGTGCGGCGGGTGTTCTTCGTGCGGGGCGTCCGGGAATGA
- a CDS encoding alpha/beta hydrolase gives MIVLLHALAAPPAMWAAQRTALGAAGHRVLTPALGGHGDRPHPDGPPSMDLLVDELVAELDRADAGPVWLAGCSLGGYVALALLRRAPERVRGLALLATRAEPDEPADRDRRLGFAAAMADPAARATVVPAAAAALVGATTRNRRPELAAAVRTAAEAVDPAAVAWCQRAAASRADGTAELARFSGPGLALVGEEDELVSRAEVERVAAALPAGRLVVLPGVGHLSPLEAPDAVTAALTGWLARIPVVAP, from the coding sequence GTGATCGTCCTGTTGCACGCCCTCGCGGCGCCGCCCGCGATGTGGGCGGCCCAGCGGACCGCGCTGGGCGCCGCCGGCCACCGCGTGCTGACCCCCGCGCTCGGCGGGCACGGCGACCGGCCGCATCCGGACGGGCCGCCGTCCATGGACCTGCTCGTCGACGAGCTGGTGGCCGAGCTCGACCGCGCCGACGCCGGCCCGGTGTGGCTGGCCGGCTGCTCGCTGGGCGGCTACGTCGCGCTGGCCCTCCTCCGCCGGGCGCCCGAGCGCGTCCGCGGGCTCGCCCTGCTGGCGACCCGGGCCGAGCCCGACGAGCCGGCCGACCGCGACCGCCGGCTCGGTTTCGCCGCGGCGATGGCCGACCCGGCGGCGCGCGCCACCGTCGTACCGGCGGCCGCCGCGGCGCTGGTCGGCGCGACCACCCGCAACCGCCGGCCCGAGCTGGCCGCGGCGGTGCGGACCGCGGCCGAGGCGGTCGACCCGGCCGCGGTCGCCTGGTGCCAGCGGGCGGCGGCGTCCCGCGCCGACGGGACGGCCGAGCTCGCCCGGTTCTCCGGCCCCGGGCTCGCGCTGGTCGGCGAGGAGGACGAGCTCGTCAGCCGCGCGGAGGTCGAACGGGTCGCCGCCGCGCTGCCGGCCGGCCGCCTCGTCGTACTGCCCGGCGTCGGCCACCTCTCCCCGCTGGAGGCACCGGACGCGGTGACCGCCGCCCTGACGGGCTGGCTGGCGCGAATCCCGGTGGTGGCACCGTGA
- a CDS encoding LysR substrate-binding domain-containing protein — protein MTAPPIRLGYHGSAALAAGLVSAAGRTPAEVTLHEYAVNDPFRLLRAGELDVMIAKFLVREPDLDRSATLSTDARALVVGETHPLAGHATLRLDDLADVDGFACPGTMPGYVWDEVVPRTTPSGRPIHRRYALETTAGMMALVRSGAAVHLSLASLSEVAPPGIRLVPVDMPAAPVFLTWVRDRVPGHVLDFVHAAEAGAGAGAAEAGTGAGAGAGAAEAGAGAGVPAGVRR, from the coding sequence GTGACCGCACCGCCGATCCGTCTCGGCTACCACGGTTCGGCGGCGCTGGCCGCCGGGCTGGTCAGCGCCGCCGGCCGCACCCCGGCCGAGGTCACCCTGCACGAGTACGCGGTGAACGACCCGTTCCGGTTGCTGCGCGCCGGCGAGCTGGACGTCATGATCGCGAAGTTCCTGGTCCGCGAGCCGGACCTGGACCGCAGCGCGACGCTGAGCACCGACGCGCGGGCGCTGGTCGTCGGCGAGACGCACCCGCTGGCCGGCCACGCCACGCTCCGGCTGGACGACCTCGCCGACGTCGACGGCTTCGCCTGTCCCGGCACGATGCCCGGGTACGTCTGGGACGAGGTCGTGCCGCGCACCACGCCGTCCGGGCGGCCGATCCACCGGCGGTACGCGCTGGAGACGACCGCGGGGATGATGGCGCTGGTGCGCTCGGGCGCCGCCGTGCACCTGTCGCTGGCGTCGCTGTCGGAGGTGGCGCCGCCCGGGATCCGGCTGGTGCCGGTGGACATGCCGGCGGCGCCGGTGTTCCTCACCTGGGTGCGCGACCGGGTGCCCGGGCACGTGCTCGACTTCGTCCACGCCGCCGAAGCCGGCGCCGGAGCCGGCGCAGCCGAAGCAGGGACCGGGGCCGGCGCCGGAGCCGGCGCAGCCGAGGCCGGGGCCGGGGCCGGCGTCCCCGCGGGGGTGCGGCGGTGA
- a CDS encoding nitroreductase family deazaflavin-dependent oxidoreductase: MTRNVFNRAVAFLTRHGVSILGSRILAVKGRTSGAWRTTPVNLLHHDGRRYLVSARGEGQWVRNLRAAGTGELRVGKRTEAFRGRELSDQEKVPVLRAYLKRWKVEVGVFFDGVGPDSSDAQIHAIVGKHPAFEVLPVH, translated from the coding sequence TTGACCCGCAACGTCTTCAACCGAGCCGTCGCGTTCCTGACCCGCCATGGAGTGAGCATCCTCGGCTCACGGATTCTGGCCGTGAAGGGTCGAACCAGCGGCGCATGGCGGACGACGCCGGTGAACCTGCTCCACCACGACGGGCGCCGCTACCTGGTCTCGGCGCGGGGCGAGGGCCAGTGGGTGCGCAACCTGCGTGCCGCCGGGACCGGCGAGCTGCGCGTCGGCAAGCGCACAGAGGCATTCCGCGGTCGCGAGCTATCCGACCAGGAGAAGGTGCCGGTGCTGCGCGCCTACCTGAAGCGGTGGAAGGTCGAGGTCGGAGTGTTCTTCGACGGCGTCGGACCGGACTCCAGCGACGCGCAGATCCACGCGATCGTCGGCAAACACCCGGCCTTCGAAGTCCTGCCGGTTCACTGA
- a CDS encoding methyltransferase domain-containing protein — MTTAWGFRTSTGLDFTEAEIVDAHHEACRDTFRALLDSVGIRPGWRVLDAGCGTGAFLPRLAERAGRVQAIDLATENVAVARERTADLPTVTVEAGDLLDLPYPDDSLDAIWCANTVQYLDDAALARALAGFRRVVRPGGLVAVKEIDASLIRVEPGDPYLFSDFFRAAAPVSPYARQLLRSRGLHRNLAAAGLTGVRQQTVLIEHFAPLTEAEWRFYGPSVAQLARQAVSLGLSQEWTSLLDPATPEHPLHQPDGYVSQGAVLAVGTVP; from the coding sequence GTGACGACCGCCTGGGGCTTCCGCACCTCGACCGGCCTGGACTTCACCGAGGCCGAGATCGTCGACGCCCACCACGAGGCCTGCCGCGACACGTTCCGGGCGCTGCTCGACAGCGTCGGCATCCGGCCGGGCTGGCGGGTCCTCGATGCCGGCTGCGGCACCGGCGCCTTCCTGCCGCGGCTGGCCGAGCGGGCCGGCCGCGTCCAGGCGATCGACCTCGCCACGGAGAACGTGGCCGTGGCGCGGGAGCGGACGGCCGATCTGCCCACGGTGACGGTCGAGGCCGGCGACCTGCTCGACCTGCCGTACCCGGACGACAGTCTCGACGCGATCTGGTGCGCGAACACCGTGCAGTACCTGGACGACGCCGCGCTCGCCCGCGCGCTCGCCGGCTTCCGCCGGGTGGTCCGCCCGGGCGGCCTGGTCGCGGTCAAGGAGATCGACGCGAGCCTGATCCGGGTGGAGCCCGGCGACCCGTACCTGTTCTCCGACTTCTTCCGCGCCGCCGCCCCCGTCAGCCCGTACGCCCGCCAGCTCCTGCGGTCGCGCGGACTGCACCGGAACCTCGCCGCCGCCGGGCTCACCGGGGTGCGGCAGCAGACCGTGCTGATCGAGCACTTCGCCCCGCTCACCGAGGCGGAGTGGCGGTTCTACGGCCCGTCCGTCGCGCAGCTGGCCCGGCAGGCCGTGAGCCTCGGCCTGTCGCAGGAGTGGACGTCGCTGCTCGATCCGGCCACACCGGAGCACCCGCTGCACCAGCCGGACGGCTACGTCTCCCAGGGCGCCGTCCTCGCCGTCGGCACCGTCCCCTAG